One part of the Oceanihabitans sp. IOP_32 genome encodes these proteins:
- a CDS encoding 4a-hydroxytetrahydrobiopterin dehydratase has product MSKLSENDIEKKLLHLPDWEYYDDAIHAEFEFENFKDCFSAMSRIAFECEALNHHPNWTNVYNVLTISLSTHDVDGVTEKDFKLAKAIEYIVEPEDE; this is encoded by the coding sequence ATGAGCAAATTATCTGAAAACGATATAGAAAAAAAACTGCTTCACCTACCCGATTGGGAATATTATGATGATGCCATTCACGCCGAATTTGAATTCGAAAATTTTAAAGATTGTTTTAGTGCTATGAGCAGAATTGCTTTCGAGTGCGAAGCCCTAAATCACCATCCTAATTGGACTAACGTCTACAATGTACTTACTATCTCGCTATCTACACACGATGTCGATGGTGTTACAGAAAAAGACTTTAAGTTAGCCAAAGCCATCGAGTATATTGTTGAACCAGAAGATGAATAA